A genomic window from Pseudonocardia broussonetiae includes:
- a CDS encoding WXG100 family type VII secretion target, whose amino-acid sequence MDGFGTSTEDMMAAGARAMEVRDTVLADLRALQGRLAPLASSWSSDSYRAFVALMARWDTDAQRLGEALGAIGEAIRTSGTSYQASEDASREQLLTITAALG is encoded by the coding sequence ATGGACGGGTTCGGCACCTCGACCGAGGACATGATGGCCGCCGGCGCGCGGGCGATGGAGGTGAGGGACACCGTCCTGGCCGACCTGCGGGCGCTGCAGGGCCGCCTCGCGCCGCTGGCGTCGTCGTGGTCGAGCGACAGCTACCGCGCGTTCGTGGCGCTGATGGCGCGCTGGGACACCGACGCGCAGCGCCTCGGCGAGGCGCTCGGCGCGATCGGCGAGGCGATCCGCACCTCGGGCACGAGCTACCAGGCGTCCGAGGACGCCTCGCGCGAACAGCTGTTGACGATCACCGCGGCACTGGGCTGA
- the eccD gene encoding type VII secretion integral membrane protein EccD yields the protein MSVVRPVAEPAPPAYTRLTVLAPRTRVDVALPADVPVGELVPMVLELVGEPGPGRRLLPWRLTGVTGGPLHPAATLDELGVLDGELLRLGPDGAPPPPPVFDDPVDALAASAGDAQRPLPDARPAVAVVLACLAAALLATVPAGPWGVAAAVLGGLGAVAALARTARTDRGALVAVALAAGAGAAASGPGAAQVLLGVTAAGVVAAVAQALRRAVDPVLVGIVVVAVPTALAALLHLRLGASPAALAAGTGALALLAGPLLPRAALRLAALPAPVVPTDAGELAADDGPLPPAELAERAALARAHLAGLVGGCGVLAAASVGPAAAAGSGAGTALAAVVVAVLGLRARGFADAAPARSLLGCAVAGGAALAVAVALGSDGPGRLLVAGLVMAAVAVVAGPERPPASPVARRAVDVLEGVLVASAVPLALAATGLFALVRAL from the coding sequence ATGTCCGTCGTCCGACCGGTGGCCGAGCCGGCGCCGCCCGCCTACACCCGGCTCACGGTCCTGGCCCCGCGCACCCGCGTCGACGTCGCGCTCCCGGCCGACGTGCCGGTGGGCGAGCTGGTGCCGATGGTGCTGGAGCTGGTGGGCGAGCCGGGCCCGGGACGGCGCCTGCTGCCGTGGCGACTCACCGGCGTCACGGGCGGCCCGCTCCACCCGGCGGCCACCCTCGACGAGCTCGGCGTGCTCGACGGCGAGCTGCTGCGGCTCGGCCCCGACGGTGCGCCCCCGCCGCCCCCGGTGTTCGACGACCCGGTCGACGCGCTGGCGGCGTCCGCGGGCGACGCGCAGCGCCCCCTCCCCGACGCCCGCCCGGCCGTCGCCGTCGTCCTGGCCTGCCTCGCCGCCGCCCTGCTCGCGACGGTGCCGGCGGGGCCGTGGGGTGTCGCGGCAGCGGTGCTGGGCGGGCTCGGCGCGGTCGCGGCGCTGGCGCGGACGGCCCGCACCGACCGCGGCGCGCTCGTCGCCGTCGCGCTGGCCGCGGGCGCCGGGGCGGCGGCGTCCGGGCCGGGCGCCGCGCAGGTGCTGCTCGGCGTCACCGCCGCGGGGGTCGTCGCGGCGGTGGCGCAGGCGCTGCGGCGGGCCGTCGACCCGGTGCTGGTCGGGATCGTGGTCGTGGCCGTGCCGACGGCGCTCGCGGCGCTCCTGCACCTGCGCCTCGGCGCGTCCCCGGCCGCGCTCGCGGCGGGCACCGGAGCCCTCGCGCTGCTGGCCGGGCCGCTGCTCCCCCGCGCCGCGCTGCGCCTCGCGGCCCTGCCCGCCCCGGTGGTCCCCACCGACGCGGGCGAGCTCGCCGCCGACGACGGGCCCCTGCCGCCCGCCGAGCTCGCGGAGCGCGCCGCGCTCGCCCGCGCGCACCTCGCCGGGCTGGTGGGCGGCTGCGGGGTCCTGGCCGCGGCCTCGGTGGGCCCGGCGGCCGCGGCCGGGAGCGGGGCCGGCACCGCGCTCGCCGCGGTCGTCGTGGCCGTGCTGGGGCTGCGCGCGCGGGGCTTCGCCGACGCCGCGCCCGCCCGCTCCCTGCTCGGCTGCGCCGTGGCGGGCGGGGCGGCGCTGGCCGTCGCCGTCGCGCTGGGCTCCGACGGTCCCGGGCGGCTGCTGGTCGCCGGGCTCGTCATGGCCGCGGTCGCGGTCGTCGCGGGTCCGGAGCGGCCGCCGGCCTCGCCGGTCGCGCGGCGGGCCGTCGACGTGCTGGAGGGGGTGCTCGTCGCGTCCGCGGTGCCGCTGGCGCTCGCGGCCACGGGGCTGTTCGCGCTGGTCCGGGCACTGTGA
- a CDS encoding dienelactone hydrolase family protein produces MTRTRSSSPAAVRSQLSDLRGGKDALEQLSRPGPLTALRGDLGMVGIPGVVFAPEEGLGLPAVAFAHDWLQPAARYADLLRHLATWGIVAAAPGSHQGALPSHAGMAADLRTTLDVCAGVRLGDGRISVDARRTAFAGHGIGGGVALLAAVGHERARAVVTIALAQTRPSALEAARKVTVPTLHLTAGRDTVAPAAGHAEPVSASAGGPVVLRTLKKATHTGFLDGTHWSDLLLSGSPDAKTRRLARGLVTAFLLRELSDENGPLDEVVVGKVPGTEVVSRS; encoded by the coding sequence GTGACCCGGACCCGCTCGTCGTCGCCCGCCGCGGTGCGCTCACAGCTCTCCGACCTGCGCGGCGGCAAGGACGCACTCGAACAGCTCTCCCGCCCGGGTCCGCTCACGGCGCTGCGCGGCGACCTCGGGATGGTCGGCATCCCGGGCGTCGTCTTCGCGCCGGAGGAGGGCCTCGGCCTGCCCGCCGTCGCGTTCGCGCACGACTGGCTGCAGCCCGCCGCCCGCTACGCCGACCTCCTGCGCCACCTCGCCACCTGGGGCATCGTCGCGGCCGCCCCGGGCAGTCACCAGGGCGCGCTGCCCAGCCACGCGGGCATGGCCGCCGACCTGCGCACCACGCTGGATGTCTGCGCGGGCGTCCGTTTGGGCGACGGGCGCATCAGCGTCGACGCCCGCCGCACCGCCTTCGCCGGGCACGGCATCGGCGGCGGGGTCGCCCTCCTCGCGGCCGTCGGGCACGAGCGCGCCCGCGCCGTCGTGACGATCGCGCTGGCGCAGACCCGCCCGTCGGCCCTGGAGGCCGCCCGGAAGGTCACCGTCCCGACCCTGCACCTCACCGCGGGCCGCGACACGGTCGCCCCCGCCGCGGGCCACGCGGAGCCGGTCTCGGCCTCCGCAGGCGGGCCGGTCGTGCTGCGCACGCTCAAGAAGGCCACCCACACCGGCTTCCTCGACGGCACCCACTGGAGCGACCTGCTGCTGTCCGGCAGCCCCGACGCGAAGACCCGCCGCCTCGCCCGCGGCCTGGTCACGGCGTTCCTGCTGCGCGAGCTGTCCGACGAGAACGGCCCGCTCGACGAGGTCGTGGTCGGCAAGGTGCCCGGCACCGAGGTCGTGTCCCGCTCCTGA
- the eccCa gene encoding type VII secretion protein EccCa, with the protein MGTIGLVRPRRAVPRIPDGELVLEPPPEPERVVPAGMVARLVPGVMLLASVGFVAALGVRNPTSWLFGGMMMVSTLGMLLAGSGGRGGGDRSASVDEDRRDYLRYLAQLRRRVRTVAAAQRAGLETVHPDATAWPAVLAAGRLWERRPADADFGRVRVGCGPQRLATRLVAPRTGPVEGVEPITALALRRFLRGHAVVPDLPVALALRAGSTVWLEPPAHSADLRPARALARAVVAGYALWHSPADALLAVVAPPALAAEWDWAKWLPHTAHPRRRDAIGPLRMLTGDADEVRRWWVAELAGRPAGPGAGEPHLLVVVDEVADGPGPWAAVAGVTVLRVGPPPGRRPAPSVVRLLVGDGSLERAGGDGETEDEEPGDGGVHPVGRPDGMTVPEARALARRLARYRPDGPVSPSGDRPAAGLPSLLGLDAGPGGVDALRQRWRRTDTDRLRVPIGLDEGGGPLHLDLKESAQGGSGPHGLCIGATGSGKSELLRTLVLGLAASHSSEELNLVLVDFKGGATFLGLSALPHVSAVITNLADELALVDRMADALAGEVTRRQELLRAAGNLVGVTEYAALRRAGADLPPLPALLVVVDEFSELLAQRPELLELLVTIGRLGRSLGLHLLLASQRLEEGRLRGLESHLSYRIALRTFSAAESRAVLGVPDAHQLPAAPGSAFLSTGTGELVRFRAAYVSGPAEVPRRVRGRAARRAHAFEVRPVPAPPEPDAGPEPDEAPTVLETVLAALDGLGPPAHRVWLPPLGDPPPLDELVGAVRAVPGRGLAASGGRGGALRVPVALVDRPYQQCREPLLLDVSGAAGHLAVVGGPRSGKSTALVTAVLGLALTHTPAELGVHVLDFGGGALAPLAGLPHVGTVADRLQPDLVRRTVAEVAALLTRRERLFRDARVSGIEAFRARRAAGEFAAEPATDVLLVVDGYLTLRQDFEDLEARLLAVAAQGLSFGVHLAVTAGRWSELRPAFKDLFGSRLELRLGDVADSEVDRRRAASVPARPGHGLAPDGAAMVLAAPRLTGGDTASLVADVARARPGDGFAPVRQLPDRLDHDRLPDPEPGSTGIPLGVDEERLALVQLDVAAEPHLLCFADAESGKTALLRLLAHGIVARSTPDEARIVVLDYRRTLLGAVPDTHLIGHASTPGAAADAVTEVASSLRRRLPGPDVTARELRERSWWTGPEVYVLVDDYDLVAPSGGHGGPHPLLPLLEFLPQAKDVGLHLVVARRCGGAGRALFDPVLGRLRELSAPGLVMNGRPDEGALVEAVKAGPLPPGRGTFVDRRHGARRVQLAWVPPVDGP; encoded by the coding sequence GTGGGCACGATCGGGCTGGTCCGGCCGCGGCGCGCGGTGCCCCGCATCCCCGACGGCGAGCTGGTGCTGGAGCCGCCCCCGGAGCCGGAGCGGGTGGTGCCGGCCGGGATGGTCGCCCGCCTGGTGCCGGGCGTGATGCTGCTGGCGTCGGTCGGGTTCGTGGCGGCGCTCGGCGTCCGCAACCCGACGTCGTGGCTGTTCGGCGGCATGATGATGGTCTCGACGCTGGGGATGCTGCTGGCCGGGTCGGGCGGGCGCGGCGGGGGCGACCGCTCGGCGTCGGTCGACGAGGACCGCCGCGACTACCTGCGCTACCTCGCCCAGCTCCGCCGCCGCGTCCGCACCGTCGCCGCCGCGCAGCGCGCGGGGCTGGAGACCGTCCACCCCGACGCCACGGCGTGGCCCGCGGTGCTCGCGGCGGGCCGGCTGTGGGAGCGCCGCCCCGCCGACGCCGACTTCGGGCGGGTGCGCGTCGGGTGCGGCCCGCAGCGGCTCGCGACGCGGCTCGTCGCGCCGCGGACCGGGCCGGTCGAGGGCGTCGAGCCGATCACCGCGCTGGCGCTGCGCCGGTTCCTGCGCGGGCACGCCGTCGTGCCCGACCTGCCGGTGGCGCTCGCCCTGCGCGCGGGCTCGACGGTCTGGCTGGAGCCCCCGGCCCACTCCGCGGACCTGCGGCCCGCCCGCGCGCTGGCCCGCGCGGTGGTGGCCGGGTACGCGCTGTGGCACAGCCCGGCCGACGCCCTGCTGGCCGTCGTCGCGCCGCCCGCACTGGCCGCGGAGTGGGACTGGGCGAAGTGGCTGCCGCACACCGCCCACCCCCGCCGCCGCGACGCGATCGGCCCGCTGCGCATGCTCACCGGCGACGCCGACGAGGTGCGCCGGTGGTGGGTCGCCGAGCTGGCCGGGCGTCCGGCGGGGCCGGGGGCGGGCGAGCCGCACCTGCTCGTCGTCGTCGACGAGGTGGCCGACGGGCCCGGCCCGTGGGCCGCGGTGGCCGGGGTGACGGTACTGCGGGTCGGACCGCCGCCGGGGCGGCGGCCGGCACCGTCGGTGGTGCGGCTGCTGGTCGGGGACGGCTCGCTGGAGCGGGCCGGAGGGGACGGGGAGACCGAGGACGAGGAGCCCGGCGACGGCGGTGTCCACCCGGTCGGGCGGCCCGACGGGATGACGGTGCCCGAGGCCCGCGCGCTGGCCCGGCGCCTGGCCCGCTACCGGCCCGACGGTCCGGTGAGCCCGAGCGGCGACCGCCCGGCCGCGGGCCTGCCGTCCCTGCTCGGCCTCGACGCCGGGCCGGGCGGGGTCGACGCGCTGCGGCAGCGGTGGCGCCGCACCGACACCGACCGCCTGCGCGTGCCGATCGGCCTCGACGAGGGCGGTGGCCCGCTGCACCTGGACCTCAAGGAGTCCGCGCAGGGCGGCAGCGGGCCGCACGGGCTGTGCATCGGCGCCACGGGGTCGGGGAAGAGCGAGCTGCTGCGGACGCTCGTGCTCGGCCTCGCCGCGTCGCACTCGTCGGAGGAGCTCAACCTGGTGCTCGTCGACTTCAAGGGCGGGGCGACGTTCCTCGGGCTCTCCGCGCTGCCGCACGTGTCGGCCGTCATCACCAACCTCGCCGACGAGCTGGCGCTGGTCGACCGCATGGCCGACGCCCTGGCCGGGGAGGTCACCCGGCGCCAGGAGCTGCTGCGCGCCGCCGGCAACCTCGTCGGGGTCACCGAGTACGCGGCGCTGCGGCGCGCCGGGGCCGACCTGCCGCCGCTGCCCGCGCTGCTCGTCGTCGTCGACGAGTTCTCCGAGCTGCTCGCCCAGCGCCCCGAGCTGCTGGAGCTGCTGGTCACGATCGGGCGGCTCGGGCGCTCGCTGGGCCTGCACCTGCTGCTCGCGTCGCAGCGGCTGGAGGAGGGACGGCTGCGCGGGCTGGAGTCGCACCTGTCGTACCGGATCGCGCTGCGCACGTTCTCGGCGGCGGAGTCGCGGGCGGTGCTGGGTGTGCCGGACGCGCACCAGCTCCCGGCCGCGCCCGGCTCGGCGTTCCTGTCCACCGGCACCGGCGAGCTGGTCCGGTTCCGGGCCGCGTACGTGTCCGGGCCTGCCGAGGTGCCGCGCCGCGTCCGGGGACGGGCCGCGCGCCGGGCGCACGCGTTCGAGGTCCGCCCGGTGCCCGCGCCGCCCGAGCCCGACGCCGGGCCGGAGCCCGACGAGGCACCGACCGTGCTGGAGACCGTGCTCGCCGCCCTCGACGGGCTCGGCCCGCCCGCGCACCGGGTCTGGTTGCCGCCGCTGGGCGACCCGCCGCCGCTCGACGAGCTGGTCGGTGCCGTGCGGGCGGTCCCGGGGCGCGGGCTGGCGGCGTCGGGCGGGCGCGGGGGAGCGCTGCGGGTGCCCGTCGCGCTCGTCGACCGGCCCTACCAGCAGTGCCGCGAGCCGCTGCTGCTCGACGTCTCCGGCGCCGCCGGGCACCTGGCGGTGGTGGGCGGGCCGCGGTCAGGGAAGTCGACGGCACTGGTCACCGCCGTGCTGGGGCTCGCGCTCACGCACACGCCCGCCGAGCTGGGGGTGCACGTGCTCGACTTCGGCGGCGGCGCGCTCGCCCCGCTCGCCGGGCTGCCGCACGTCGGCACGGTCGCCGACCGGCTGCAGCCCGACCTGGTGCGCCGCACCGTCGCGGAGGTCGCCGCGCTGCTCACCCGCCGCGAGCGGCTGTTCCGCGACGCGCGGGTGAGCGGCATCGAGGCGTTCCGGGCGCGCCGCGCGGCCGGGGAGTTCGCGGCCGAGCCCGCCACCGACGTGCTGCTGGTCGTCGACGGCTACCTCACGCTGCGCCAGGACTTCGAGGACCTGGAGGCGCGGCTGCTCGCCGTCGCGGCGCAGGGGCTGTCGTTCGGGGTGCACCTGGCGGTCACCGCGGGGCGCTGGAGCGAGCTGCGCCCGGCGTTCAAGGACCTGTTCGGCAGCCGCCTGGAGCTGCGCCTGGGCGACGTCGCCGACTCCGAGGTCGACCGGCGACGGGCCGCGTCGGTGCCCGCCCGGCCCGGTCACGGCCTCGCCCCGGACGGGGCCGCGATGGTGCTGGCCGCGCCCCGGCTCACCGGCGGCGACACGGCGTCGCTGGTCGCGGACGTGGCGCGGGCCCGGCCCGGGGACGGGTTCGCGCCGGTCCGGCAGCTGCCCGACCGGCTCGACCACGACCGGCTGCCCGATCCCGAGCCCGGGTCGACCGGGATCCCGCTGGGCGTCGACGAGGAGCGGCTCGCGCTCGTGCAGCTCGACGTCGCCGCCGAGCCGCACCTGCTGTGCTTCGCCGACGCCGAGAGCGGCAAGACCGCGCTGCTGCGGCTGCTCGCGCACGGGATCGTCGCGCGGTCCACGCCCGACGAGGCCCGGATCGTGGTGCTCGACTACCGGCGCACGCTGCTCGGCGCGGTCCCCGACACTCACCTGATCGGCCACGCCAGCACACCCGGCGCGGCCGCCGACGCCGTCACCGAGGTGGCGTCGTCGCTGCGGCGCCGGCTGCCCGGACCCGACGTCACCGCCCGCGAGCTGCGCGAGCGCAGCTGGTGGACCGGGCCGGAGGTGTACGTGCTCGTCGACGACTACGACCTCGTCGCGCCCAGCGGCGGCCACGGCGGCCCGCACCCGCTGCTGCCGCTGCTGGAGTTCCTGCCGCAGGCCAAGGACGTCGGGCTGCACCTGGTCGTGGCGCGGCGCTGCGGCGGTGCGGGGCGGGCGCTGTTCGACCCGGTGCTCGGGCGGCTGCGCGAGCTGTCGGCGCCCGGGCTGGTGATGAACGGGAGGCCCGACGAGGGCGCACTGGTCGAGGCGGTGAAGGCCGGGCCGCTGCCGCCCGGGCGCGGCACGTTCGTCGACCGGCGCCACGGCGCGCGGCGGGTGCAGCTGGCGTGGGTGCCGCCGGTCGACGGGCCGTGA
- the glmM gene encoding phosphoglucosamine mutase, whose translation MGERRLFGTDGVRGLANGELLTPELAVALSASAARVLAERDRTHRPVAVVGRDPRASGEMLEAAVVAGLTSAGADAVRVGVLPTPAVAHLVDVLGADLGVMISASHNPMPDNGIKLFASGGHKLADALEIAVEDGMSADGPRPTGAAIGRVRDLDDAAERYTAHLLAGTPSLAGIRVVVDCAHGAASTVAPDAYRRAGADVVALHADPDGLNINDGVGSTHLELLQAAVREHGADLGIAHDGDADRCLAVDAAGRVVDGDHILAVLAVAMRDAGELEQDTLVATVMSNLGLHLAMEAAGIALRTTAVGDRYVLEELRAGGFTLGGEQSGHVVLPARSTTGDGLLTALRIMARMAETGSSLAELAGIMTALPQVLQNVAVVDKAAVAQSAAVRDAVEAAQVELGGTGRVLLRPSGTEQLVRVMVEAPTEEQARGTAARLAEVVAAAR comes from the coding sequence ATGGGCGAACGACGTCTGTTCGGTACCGACGGCGTTCGCGGACTGGCCAACGGCGAGCTCCTCACCCCGGAGCTCGCCGTTGCGCTGTCCGCCTCCGCGGCGCGTGTGCTCGCCGAGCGCGACCGGACGCACCGCCCGGTCGCGGTGGTCGGCCGCGACCCGCGGGCCAGCGGCGAGATGCTGGAGGCCGCGGTGGTGGCCGGGCTCACCTCGGCGGGCGCCGACGCCGTCCGCGTCGGCGTGCTGCCGACGCCGGCCGTCGCGCACCTCGTCGACGTCCTGGGCGCCGACCTGGGCGTGATGATCTCCGCCTCGCACAACCCGATGCCCGACAACGGCATCAAGCTCTTCGCCTCCGGCGGGCACAAGCTGGCCGACGCGCTGGAGATCGCCGTCGAGGACGGCATGAGTGCCGACGGCCCGCGGCCCACCGGTGCGGCCATCGGCCGCGTCCGTGACCTCGACGACGCCGCCGAGCGCTACACCGCGCACCTGCTGGCGGGCACCCCGTCGCTCGCCGGGATCCGCGTCGTCGTCGACTGCGCGCACGGGGCCGCGTCCACCGTGGCCCCCGACGCCTACCGCCGCGCCGGCGCCGACGTGGTCGCGCTGCACGCCGACCCCGACGGCCTCAACATCAACGACGGCGTCGGCTCCACCCACCTCGAGCTGCTGCAGGCCGCGGTCCGCGAGCACGGCGCCGACCTCGGCATCGCCCACGACGGCGACGCCGACCGCTGCCTGGCCGTCGACGCGGCGGGGCGGGTCGTCGACGGCGACCACATCCTCGCCGTGCTGGCCGTGGCGATGCGCGACGCGGGCGAGCTGGAGCAGGACACGCTCGTCGCGACCGTCATGAGCAACCTCGGGCTGCACCTCGCGATGGAGGCGGCCGGGATCGCGCTGCGCACCACCGCGGTCGGCGACCGGTACGTGCTCGAGGAGCTGCGCGCGGGCGGGTTCACCCTCGGCGGGGAGCAGTCCGGCCACGTCGTGCTGCCCGCCCGGTCCACCACCGGCGACGGCCTGCTCACCGCACTGCGGATCATGGCGCGGATGGCCGAGACCGGATCGTCGCTGGCCGAGCTGGCCGGGATCATGACGGCGCTGCCGCAGGTGCTGCAGAACGTCGCCGTCGTCGACAAGGCGGCGGTGGCGCAGTCGGCCGCCGTGCGCGACGCCGTGGAGGCCGCGCAGGTGGAGCTCGGCGGCACCGGCCGGGTGCTGCTGCGCCCGTCGGGCACCGAGCAGCTGGTGCGCGTGATGGTCGAGGCCCCGACCGAGGAGCAGGCCCGCGGCACCGCCGCCCGGCTCGCCGAGGTCGTGGCCGCGGCGCGCTGA
- a CDS encoding type VII secretion-associated protein, which yields MSAVRGRAAVQVGRSVVRVAREGPDGEPRVVEVPVEPGVALPVLLRGLVDPAEVVVTGAGAAAAGRSEVVVVDAGAGATEVSLVRDGRVVARRSAAGGDRMDAVVAALLGDGDRPRARRVRESLSLQEVAGGVRAAEVRAALRPCRAEVVRAVVAVAGRPDVPVLLVGGGARSPDLAEDLDAAGLRDVVVAPRPEAAAVLAALARPVGSRPVLPSARPRWLPDPPPRRRRAGRAVLAAGAAAVALGALHVLGGLLAPAPGPPPAGVLAQYGYRFALPEGWAHTGGLPERRRSLLTPVAAPEGSDLIAVEATPLGYDAAAEPARAAAELRAEFDAAGPGLSGYDARARFGGRAVTAYRERAGASVVDWYVLLDGGTQLSVGCRHTPTGTAAVAAACAVVVGTLRGG from the coding sequence GTGAGCGCCGTGCGGGGTCGGGCGGCGGTCCAGGTCGGCCGGTCGGTCGTGCGCGTGGCGCGGGAGGGTCCGGACGGGGAGCCGCGGGTCGTCGAGGTGCCGGTGGAGCCGGGCGTCGCGCTGCCGGTGCTGCTGCGCGGGCTGGTCGACCCGGCCGAGGTCGTCGTCACCGGGGCCGGGGCGGCCGCGGCGGGCCGCTCGGAGGTCGTCGTCGTCGACGCCGGGGCGGGCGCGACGGAGGTGTCGCTCGTCCGCGACGGCCGGGTGGTGGCCCGGCGCTCGGCCGCCGGCGGCGACCGGATGGACGCGGTCGTGGCGGCGCTGCTCGGCGACGGCGACCGGCCGCGGGCCCGGCGGGTGCGGGAGTCGCTCTCGCTGCAGGAGGTGGCCGGGGGTGTGCGCGCCGCCGAGGTGCGGGCGGCGCTGCGGCCGTGCCGGGCCGAGGTGGTGCGCGCCGTCGTCGCGGTGGCCGGGCGGCCGGACGTCCCGGTGCTGCTCGTCGGCGGGGGTGCGCGGTCGCCGGACCTCGCCGAGGACCTGGACGCCGCCGGGCTGCGCGACGTCGTGGTCGCCCCGCGGCCCGAGGCGGCGGCGGTGCTGGCGGCCCTGGCCCGGCCGGTCGGCTCGCGTCCCGTCCTCCCGTCGGCCCGCCCGCGGTGGCTGCCCGATCCACCGCCGCGGAGGCGCCGTGCGGGCCGGGCGGTCCTCGCGGCGGGCGCGGCCGCCGTCGCGCTGGGGGCGCTGCACGTGCTCGGCGGACTCCTCGCGCCCGCTCCCGGGCCGCCGCCCGCCGGCGTGCTCGCGCAGTACGGCTACCGGTTCGCGCTGCCCGAGGGCTGGGCGCACACCGGTGGGCTGCCGGAGCGCCGCCGCAGCCTGCTGACGCCGGTGGCCGCGCCCGAGGGCAGCGACCTGATCGCCGTCGAGGCCACCCCGCTGGGCTACGACGCCGCCGCGGAACCGGCGCGGGCGGCTGCGGAGCTCCGGGCGGAGTTCGACGCGGCCGGGCCCGGCCTGTCCGGCTACGACGCGCGTGCGCGGTTCGGCGGCCGCGCGGTCACGGCGTACCGGGAGCGCGCCGGGGCGTCCGTCGTCGACTGGTACGTGCTGCTCGACGGCGGCACCCAGCTCAGCGTCGGCTGCCGGCACACCCCGACCGGCACGGCGGCGGTCGCGGCCGCCTGCGCGGTCGTGGTGGGCACGCTGCGCGGCGGCTGA
- the rpsI gene encoding 30S ribosomal protein S9, translated as MTSPEPEVEATAEDEVPAEAVEAEASSDELDAVDDEYDTDVDVDVASDVPDAVFSDRPVQTVGRRKEAVVRVRLMPGSGNFTLNGKSLETYFPNKLHQQLIREPLVLLEKTERFDIFARLHGGGISGQAGALRLAIARALIEVDSEDRPPLKKAGFLTRDPRVIERKKYGLKKARKAPQYSKR; from the coding sequence GTGACCAGCCCCGAGCCCGAGGTCGAGGCCACCGCCGAGGACGAGGTCCCCGCGGAGGCCGTCGAGGCCGAGGCCAGCTCCGACGAGCTCGACGCCGTCGACGACGAGTACGACACCGACGTCGACGTCGACGTGGCCAGCGACGTGCCGGACGCCGTGTTCTCCGACCGCCCGGTGCAGACCGTCGGCCGCCGCAAGGAGGCCGTCGTCCGCGTCCGCCTCATGCCCGGCAGCGGCAACTTCACGCTCAACGGCAAGAGCCTCGAGACCTACTTCCCGAACAAGCTGCACCAGCAGCTGATCCGGGAGCCCCTCGTGCTGCTCGAGAAGACCGAGCGCTTCGACATCTTCGCCCGCCTGCACGGCGGCGGGATCTCCGGGCAGGCTGGCGCGCTGCGCCTGGCGATCGCCCGCGCGCTGATCGAGGTCGACTCCGAGGACCGCCCGCCGCTCAAGAAGGCCGGCTTCCTCACCCGCGACCCGCGCGTGATCGAGCGCAAGAAGTACGGCCTCAAGAAGGCCCGCAAGGCGCCCCAGTACAGCAAGCGCTGA
- a CDS encoding WXG100 family type VII secretion target, with protein sequence MAEIKVGFGALATAQEDIRATTKRMHDRLAELEAGLRPVAATWQGEAALFYREKQREWDDAAVGIAAVLDRIGRAVGAANENYQQVEARNRSLWT encoded by the coding sequence ATGGCGGAGATCAAGGTCGGGTTCGGGGCGCTGGCGACGGCGCAGGAGGACATCCGGGCCACGACGAAGCGGATGCACGACCGGCTCGCGGAGCTGGAGGCGGGCCTGCGGCCGGTGGCCGCGACCTGGCAGGGCGAGGCCGCGCTGTTCTACCGGGAGAAGCAGCGGGAGTGGGACGACGCCGCCGTCGGCATCGCGGCGGTGCTCGACCGGATCGGCCGCGCGGTGGGTGCGGCGAACGAGAACTACCAGCAGGTCGAGGCCCGCAACCGGTCGCTCTGGACCTGA
- the rplM gene encoding 50S ribosomal protein L13 produces MSTYSPKPGDITRAWHVIDATDVVLGRLATHAATLLRGKHKPTYAPHMDTGDFVVIVNAEKISVSGNKRDDKFVYRHSGYPGGLRQRSVGEMIDKQPDRLVEKAVKGMLPKNKLGRAMGKKLKVYAGPSHPHAAQQPAAFEITQVAQ; encoded by the coding sequence GTGTCCACGTACAGCCCGAAGCCCGGCGATATCACCCGCGCCTGGCACGTGATCGATGCTACGGACGTGGTGCTCGGCCGCCTCGCCACGCATGCCGCCACGCTCCTGCGCGGCAAGCACAAGCCCACCTACGCGCCGCACATGGACACCGGTGACTTCGTCGTCATCGTGAACGCCGAGAAGATCTCCGTGTCCGGCAACAAGCGCGACGACAAGTTCGTCTACCGCCACAGCGGCTACCCGGGCGGTCTCCGCCAGCGGTCCGTCGGCGAGATGATCGACAAGCAGCCCGACCGCCTCGTCGAGAAGGCCGTCAAGGGCATGCTGCCCAAGAACAAGCTCGGCCGCGCCATGGGCAAGAAGCTCAAGGTCTACGCCGGCCCGAGCCACCCGCACGCCGCGCAGCAGCCGGCCGCGTTCGAGATCACGCAGGTCGCTCAGTGA